AATTTTTAGCCTTCTTTTTTATCACAATCATCATTGGAAATCTTTTAAAGAATCGATGGCAAAGATTGTTCTTTTTACTCGCCAGTTATTATTTTTACATGGCTTGGCAACCATCATCAATCTCATGTTCGGCGATGGCAGATAGTGGTCTCAAATTCTTTACAGATAGAATGTATTGTGATCTCAAAATCAATCCATATGTTTTGATTCTGTTGTTTTCAACGATTATAGATTATTTCGCAGCTCGCTTAATTGAAGCAAAACAAGATGGTGATTCACAAAGAGGTTGGTTACTTGTTTTATCACTCGTTGTGAATCTTGGAACATTGGGGTTTTTTAAATACACCGATTTTTTGCTCGGACTCATTAACGATATCCATCTTCTTGGATCCTTTCAATTTGAAAAACAAAACATTATTTTACCAGTTGGGATTTCCTTTTATACATTTCAATCGATGAGTTATACAATCGACGTATATAATCGTAAAATAGAAGCTCGTAAGTCCTTTTTAGACTTTTCTTTGTATGTGGCTTTCTTCCCTCAATTGGTTGCGGGTCCTATTGTTCGTGCAGAAACTTTTTTTCGAGATCTTGATTACAGATTAAGTGTTCATAAAGAACATATTGAAGCAGCGTTTGCCTTAATATTAATTGGTTTCACAAGAAAAATTGTCTTTGCTGACAACTTAGCAAAAGTAGTCGATTCTACATTTGCCAATTACCAAAATCTAAATTCGATCGAAATCTGGACTGGAACACTTGCCTTCGGATGGCAAATTTATTTCGATTTTGCCGGTTATACCGATATCGCAATTGGTGTTGCTCGTTTATTTGGATTCCAATTCAATCCAAACTTTAATTTTCCAATGTCCTGTAAAAATATCTCAGACCATTGGTCGCGTTGGCATATTTCTTTTTCTACATGGATACGAGATTATATCTACATTCCGTTAGGTGGTTCCCGAGTCAGTGTAATCATGTATATTAGAAATATCATGATCACTTGGTTATTTGCAGGTTTATGGCATGGAGCTGCCTACCATTATGTTGGTTGGGGAATTTGGCAAGGGACGATGTTACTGACACACAAATTTTATGGGGATACATCCGTTTCAAAATTCTTTAACCAAAAAGGTGGAAAAACTTACGATATCTTCTCCCGGATACTTACAATGTTTTGTCTCGCGTTTGGGTTTATCATGTTCCGCGCGGAAACTATGGAAAAAGCAATCCCTATGATGAAAGCACTTGTCTTCCTCAATGATTCTGGCGCACCCATCACACGTTGGATGAATTACCGCTTTGGAATTTTACTCGTAATTTGTTTTACGGCAAGTTATATTTTTTCCAAAAGACAAATCCCTACTCTACTCACTGGTAGTTGGATGAAATATTCCATTTTCGTCATCGTGAACATTCTTTTATTATTATTATTCGGGGTAACAGAAAGTCAGAACTTCCTCTACTTTCAATTTTAATTATGAGCATTACTAAAGAAACTATCCAATTTTTGAAAGATAAGAAGATCGTAACTGTCTTCGTTTTCCTACTTATCTTTGAACTCGTTCTACAATTGGGTTTTTATAAACCATATTTAAAAAAGAATTCCTATGCATCTAACATCAATCGGGTCACCGAACATGTGATCTCCAAAAAGGACATTCTCGAACCAGATATTCTGATTGTTGGGACTTCCGTTGCATTCGAAGGAATTAGTATTCGTATCCTTAATGAAAACTTAAAGAAGTTAGGTCTAAAATCTCAATCGATTGCTGTCCGTGGATCAGAATTAGTTGTCCAACATAGGATATTGGAAGAATACTTAGACCAATTCCCGAATGTGAAAATCATCCTTCACGTGATGGAGCCAGGGATGCCTTGGGTTGATCGTAGTTATGTTGTGGATCCAACACTTGCTATGTTGTCTGAGCTTGGGAACTTCAAAGCAATTCCCACTGTATTAGATTTTGAATATAATTTGGAATTTTCAAACTACTTGTATCTCATTTTTAAATCTGTGGCTTATCGCAAAGATATGTCTGATTTAGTGATTAATTTGAACGAACGATTAAAAGCAATTTCTAGAAAAAATAAAAGCCCAAATCAAAATCCATGGGATTATGAAAATGATCATCCGGAATCCATCGATGAATACAATTTAACAAACGTTGAAGACTGTATGAATCGTTTGGCATTACATCTACCAATTGAAATCCCAAAAGGTTCCAACCCTGATCATAGAAGGATGTTATTTGAAACATGTGGGATCGCAAGCATCGTCCCAAAAGATTCAGATGCAACCGATGATACAAAACGTTACTTTCGACGGTTAACCAAAATGTATGATATCATTGGAAATCGAAAGATCCATATTATCAATGTTTTTGCACCTTATTCGGATGTCATTCGGAAGGTGAATAATGAAGGCAGAATGAAAGTATGGAGAGATGGGTTAACAGAAGCCTTAAAAAACCACCAAACGTTAGATGAATTAGACCTACAAGATTCTTTAGGCGACAAAAACGGGAAATACTGTTTTGATTTAATCCATTTAAACCAACAAGGTATGGTTGAATTTTCAAACATACTTTCCAAAGAATTGGAGAAAAAACTTGGAAAAAAATGAAATCACCCTGGGTCAATTACAAAATGAAGTCAACGATTGGATCCAAACAATTGGGGTTCGTTATTTTTCAGAATTAACTAATTTAGCCATCCTTATGGAAGAAGTGGGCGAATTATCAAGGTTGATGGCAAGAAAATATGGAGACCAATCATTCAAATC
This Leptospira biflexa serovar Patoc strain 'Patoc 1 (Paris)' DNA region includes the following protein-coding sequences:
- a CDS encoding MBOAT family O-acyltransferase, yielding MLFNSFEFLAFFFITIIIGNLLKNRWQRLFFLLASYYFYMAWQPSSISCSAMADSGLKFFTDRMYCDLKINPYVLILLFSTIIDYFAARLIEAKQDGDSQRGWLLVLSLVVNLGTLGFFKYTDFLLGLINDIHLLGSFQFEKQNIILPVGISFYTFQSMSYTIDVYNRKIEARKSFLDFSLYVAFFPQLVAGPIVRAETFFRDLDYRLSVHKEHIEAAFALILIGFTRKIVFADNLAKVVDSTFANYQNLNSIEIWTGTLAFGWQIYFDFAGYTDIAIGVARLFGFQFNPNFNFPMSCKNISDHWSRWHISFSTWIRDYIYIPLGGSRVSVIMYIRNIMITWLFAGLWHGAAYHYVGWGIWQGTMLLTHKFYGDTSVSKFFNQKGGKTYDIFSRILTMFCLAFGFIMFRAETMEKAIPMMKALVFLNDSGAPITRWMNYRFGILLVICFTASYIFSKRQIPTLLTGSWMKYSIFVIVNILLLLLFGVTESQNFLYFQF
- a CDS encoding nucleotide pyrophosphohydrolase, coding for MEKNEITLGQLQNEVNDWIQTIGVRYFSELTNLAILMEEVGELSRLMARKYGDQSFKSGESADQIPNEIGDILFVLTCLANQMGISLQDAILTTIQKNTKRDLHRHKNNPKL